The Plantactinospora sp. KBS50 sequence GACGGGGTGACGAAGCTCGACAAGGTCAAGTTGGGCGACGCGGCGAAGGCCGAGACCATCCGCAAGATGGTGGTGGCCATGGCCAAGGACCCGCGGGTGCTGGTGATCAAGCTGGCCGACCGGTTGCACAACATGCGGACGCTGTCCTTCCTGCCGGCGCCCAAGCGGGAGCAGAAGGCCAAGGAGACGCTGGAGATCCTGGCCCCGCTGGCGCACCGGCTGGGTATGAACACGATCAAGTGGGAGCTGGAGGACCTGGCCTTCGGGACGCTGTTCCCGAAGCGGTTCGAGGAGATCAACCGGCTGATCGGGGAGCACCAGCCGCAGCGCGAGGCGCTGTTGCGGCAGGTGACCCAGAAGGTGCAGACCGACCTGCGGTCGGCCAAGATCAAGGCGGAGACGACCGGGCGGCCGAAGCACCTGTACTCGATCTACCAGAAGATGATCGTGCGGGGTCGGGACTTCAACGACATCTACGACCTCATCGGCGTGCGCATCCTGGTGGAGACCGTGCGGGACTGCTACGCGGCGCTCGGGGTGATCCACGCGAACTGGCAGCCGGTGCCGGGCCGGTTCAAGGACTACATCGCGATGCCCAAGTTCAACATGTACCAGTCGCTGCACACGACGGTCATCGGGCCCAGCGGCAAGCCGGTCGAGATGCAGATCCGCACGTACGCGATGCACCGCACCGCCGAGTTCGGTATCGCCGCGCACTGGAAGTACAAGGAGCAGAAGGGCGCGACCGTGGTCGGCCCGCCGGCGCACATCGACGAGATGACCTGGCTGCGGCAGCTGCTGGACTGGCAGCGGGAGGCCAGCGACCCGTCGGAGTTCCTGGACGCGCTCCGGTTCGACCTGTCCAGCCAGGAGGTGTACGTCTTCACCCCGAAGGGCGACGTCATCCCGCTGCCGACCGGCTCGACGCCGGTGGACTTCGCCTACGCGGTGCACACCGAGGTGGGGCACAAGTGCATCGGCGCGCGGGTCAACGGCAAGCTGGTGCCGTTGGAGTCGACGCTGTCCAACGGCGACGTGATCGAGATCTTCACCTCGAAGTCGGACACGGCCGGGCCGACGCAGGACTGGCTCGGGTTCGTCAAGAGCCCGCGGGCGCGTACCAAGATCCGGCAGTACTTCAACAAGGAGCGGCGCGAGGAGGCGATCGAGGCCGGCAAGGACGCGATCGTCAAGGCGATGCGCAAGCAGGGCATGCCGTTGCAGCGGATGCTCAGCTCCGACAACCTGCTGACCATCGCCCGGGACCTGCACCTGGCCGACGTGGCCTCGCTGTACGCGGCGGTGGGGGACAGCCAGGTCTCCGCCCAGTCGGTCGTGCAGAAGCTGATGGCCTCCTACGGCGGCGAGGAGGGCGCGGTCGAGGACATCGCCGAGACGGCGGTGGCCACCCGCCCGCCGCGCAGCCGGGCCAGCAGCCACGATCCGGGTGTGGTGGTGCGCGGGGTCAGCGACGTGTGGATCAAGCTGGCCCGCTGCTGCACCCCGGTGCCGCCGGACGCGGTGTTCGGCTTCGTGACCCGCTCCGGCGGGGTCAGCGTGCACCGCGACGACTGCGCCAACGCCGAGGACCTGAAGGTGCAGGCCGAGCGGATCGTCGAGGTCAGCTGGAAGCTCACCGCCGCCTCGACCTTCCTGGTCGCCATCCAGGTGGAGGCGCTGGACCGGCACAAGCTGCTCACCGACGTCACCCGGGTACTCTCCGAAGAACGGGTCAACATCCTCTCCGCCACCGTCACCACCACCCGGGACCGGGTCGCGGTGAGCCGGTTCAGCTTCGAGATGGCCGACCCGAAGCACCTGGGGCACCTGCTGGCCGCGGTCCGCAAGGTGGACGGGGTGTTCGACGCGTACCGGGTGACCTCCGGAGCCTGACCTCCGCCGGGCCGGAGCCGGTCCTGCGCGGCCCGGCCGCCGTCGTCCCGCTGCGTGTTCGGGCGCCGGGTACGCCCCGACCTCAGACTTCAGACCTCGGGAACGGACCAGCCCGCCCCGATACGGGGGCGGGCTGGTCCGTACCGAAAGTCCAGGCTCACGCCTGGGCCATGGTGAGGTCCTTGATCAGCACTTCCTTCTTCGGGTGACCGCCACCGGCCTGCTCGGCGAAGGCGCCGTCGTCGCCGGCCTCCGCAACCTCGTTGACGATGTCCATGCCCTCGGTGATCGTGCCCAGGACCGTGTAGCTCGGATCGAGCTGGGAGTCGCCGTACACGATGAAGAACTGGCTTCCGGTGCTGCTCGGCGCCTGGGTCTTGGCCATCGCGATCACGCCGGCCGGGTACGGCGGGCGCTTGTCGGTGGGAAGGTTCTCCTCGGCGTACCGGTAGCCCGGACCGCCCTGCCCGTCGGTGTCCCGGTAGCCCTCGCCGGTGGCGCTGGGGTCACCGCACTGGAGGACCTGGATTCCCTCGGTCACCAGCCGGTGGCACTTGGTGTTGTCCCAGAAGTCCTTGCTGGCCAGGTACTCGAAGCTGGCCGCGGTGCACGGGGTGGCCGCCCGGTCGACCTTGGCCTTGATCGCGCCCAGGCCGGTGTCGATGGTCAGAATGTCCGTTCCGGTCTTCGGTACCGTGACGGGCGGCTCGCCGACGTCCTTGACCTGCGGGGTCTTCTCGTCGGCGGTGAGCTTGGTCCAGGTGCACTCGGCGGTCCCGCTGTCGGCCGCGACGTTCTTCTTCTTGCCGGAGTCGTTCATCGCGACCAGTGCCCAGACGCCCCCCGCGACGACCAGCACCAGTGCCGCACCGCCCGCGACGAGGTTGCGCGTCCGCCGGCGCCGGCGCGCCTGTTCGGCGCGTTCCCGCATCTCCTTTTCCAGTCGCGCCTTGGCGGCGGCGCGCTGCCGCTCTCTCGTGGACGTCACGTGGCTCCTCCTGGACGTGTCCGGTGGTGCTGGGGGGTGGACCGGGTGGTCAGGACCGGCCGCTGGCGCTCGCTGCGGGGTCGGCCGACGGTACGTCGGACGGCGGGCCGTCGGCCGGCGCGGTGGACTGGTCCGGGGCCGCCGCCGACTCCGGTTCGCCGACGGTGAGGCTCTGGACCACCACGTCGGTTTCGGGCTTGACCTTGGCTCCCGAACCATTGTCCACGGTCGGCAGGGCACCGATCTTCTCGACCACGTCCAGCCCGGCGGTGACCTTTCCCACCACCGAGTAGGCGGGCGACTCCGGGCTGAAGTCCTTGAAGAAGATCAGGAACTGGCTCCCGTTGACTCCCGGGGCGTGTTGATCATGGCCACCGTGCCGGCCGGGTACGCCGGGGGCTGCTCGGGCGCCGGGCTGGCCGACGGGTCCGCCGCCGGCACCTCCGGGACGTTCTCGTTGTAGAACGAGTACGCGGGGCCGCCCTGGCCGCTGTCGCCGGGGTCGCCGCAGTGCAGCGCGCCCTCGGTCGTGATCTCGTGGCACTTGGTGTTGTCGAAGAACTGCTTGCCGGCCAGGTAGGCGAAGCTGGCGCCCGCGCACGGCGCGCTGGCCAGGTCGAGCGAGACGGTGATCGGATCACCCTGGTTCGTGGTGATCGTCATCGGCCGGGTGCCGCTGGTCGGCAGCCCGGTGGTGGGCGGCTCGCCCACGTCCTTGGCGTCCGGATTGGTGGCGGTGTCCACCGGGGTCCAGATGCAGACGTCCTCGGCCACCGGCGTGGGCTCATGATCGAAGGCGCCCAGCGCCCAGGCCGTGCCGCCGCCGACGAGCAGGAGCGCGACCACCACACCGATGGCGGCCTGGACCCGACGGCGTCGCCGCAGTGCGGCGGCCCGTCGGGCCATCTGCCGGTCGAGCTTGGCCCGCGCCAGTTTGCGCTGCCGGTCCCTGCTGGAAGGCACCCGCGATCCCCTCTCACCTACCTGGTCATCACCGGCGCGGCGGTGGGGGCCGCCCGGGTGTCGAGTGCGCCACGCCACACGCCCGCCAGAGTGTACGGGTTATCGCTGGGAAAATGGTGTACGAGGTGCGCCGTGCGGTATCGCATGATGTCAGGTGGTACGCCGCGGGCGAGCGCGGGGCCCGGCGCCGGATAGGCTCGCTGCGGAGAACCCAGCCGCTACGAGGGGATTCGGACGTGTTCGTCGCCGGCTTTCCCGCCGACGCTTTCGGCACCAACTGTTACGTGCTCGCCCCGGCACCGGGCGAGCAGTGCGTGGTGGTCGACCCGGGCATCGGCGTTCTCGACCGCCTCGACGACCTGCTGCGCGAGCATCGGCTGCATCCGGCCGCGGTGCTGCTCACCCACGGACACCTCGACCACACCTTCTCGGTGGCGCCGGTCTGCGGCGCCCGGGGGATCACCGCCTACGTCCATCCCGCCGACCGCGAGATGCTGGCGGACCCGGGCAAGGGGCTCTCGGTCGACCTGAACCAGATGTTCGGCGGCCGGTTGCCGTACACCGAGCCGGAGGACGTGGCCGAGCTGACCGACGGAGCCACCCTGGCGCTGGCCGGGCTGGAGTTCACCGTCGACCACGCACCGGGCCATACCGGCGGGTCGGTGCTGTTCCGGACGCCGGGAGCGGGCACCCACTGGGCGGCCGAGCAGCTCTGCCTCGCCGGTGACGTGCTGTTCGCCGGCTCCATCGGCCGCACCGACCTGCCGGGCGGCAGCATGCCGGCCATGCTGAGCAGCCTGCGGGAGAAGATCCTCCCGCTCGCCGACGACACCGTGGTGCTGCCCGGGCACGGCCCGGAAACGACCATCGGCCGGGAGCGGGCGACCAACCCGTACCTGCGCCAGGTGGCCGGCCACGACGGCCCGCAGCCGACCGCGCTGCGCGGCCTCTGAGCCGGCACGCCGGTACGGCGGACCCCGCCGCGTCGCCCGACGTTCCCCCCCCACCCGCCCGCCGCCGCGGGCATCGACCACCGGCCCGCCGCCGCGGGCATCGACCACCGGCCCGCCGCCGCGGGCATCGAACTCGCCGCGCGGGCCGCGCGGGATCCGAACGGAGAACCATGAGCAAGCCGACGCCGATCTCGGGCTTTCCCGAGTGGCTGCCGCCGCAACGCATGATCGAGCAGTACGTCATCGGGCGCATCCGGGACACCTTCGAGCTGTACGGCTTCGCGCCGGTCGAGACCCGGTCCGTCGAGCCGCTGGACCAACTGCTGCGCAAGGGCGAGACCTCCAAGGAGGTGTACGTGCTGCGCCGCCTCCAGGCCGAGGAGGGGGAGACCGGCGACGACTCGCTGGGCCTGCACTTCGATCTGACCGTGCCGTTCGCCCGGTACGTGCTGGAGAACGCCGGCAAGCTCCAGTTCCCGTTCCGCCGGTACCAGATCCAGAAGGCGTGGCGCGGCGAGCGCCCGCAGGTCGGCCGGTACCGCGAGTTCCTCCAGGCCGACATCGACATTGTGGACCGGGACACCC is a genomic window containing:
- a CDS encoding bifunctional (p)ppGpp synthetase/guanosine-3',5'-bis(diphosphate) 3'-pyrophosphohydrolase; amino-acid sequence: MGGPDGATTDGPGTAPTNGRAGTTSTNGRAGGASGGGATGGTSTNGRAGGTPGDAGAGGVAAGDGGPDGVAGVAGGGPDAASSGDPLGGVPTSPIPDGEDSGTTSGGFGLASAPTGRRVRARLARFNAPWQTSQVSEVLEPLIATHRASHPKADARLLQRAFDIAARWHSGQYRKSGDPYITHPLAVATILANLGMDTTTLVAALLHDTIEDTDYKLEEMRTDFGAEVALLVDGVTKLDKVKLGDAAKAETIRKMVVAMAKDPRVLVIKLADRLHNMRTLSFLPAPKREQKAKETLEILAPLAHRLGMNTIKWELEDLAFGTLFPKRFEEINRLIGEHQPQREALLRQVTQKVQTDLRSAKIKAETTGRPKHLYSIYQKMIVRGRDFNDIYDLIGVRILVETVRDCYAALGVIHANWQPVPGRFKDYIAMPKFNMYQSLHTTVIGPSGKPVEMQIRTYAMHRTAEFGIAAHWKYKEQKGATVVGPPAHIDEMTWLRQLLDWQREASDPSEFLDALRFDLSSQEVYVFTPKGDVIPLPTGSTPVDFAYAVHTEVGHKCIGARVNGKLVPLESTLSNGDVIEIFTSKSDTAGPTQDWLGFVKSPRARTKIRQYFNKERREEAIEAGKDAIVKAMRKQGMPLQRMLSSDNLLTIARDLHLADVASLYAAVGDSQVSAQSVVQKLMASYGGEEGAVEDIAETAVATRPPRSRASSHDPGVVVRGVSDVWIKLARCCTPVPPDAVFGFVTRSGGVSVHRDDCANAEDLKVQAERIVEVSWKLTAASTFLVAIQVEALDRHKLLTDVTRVLSEERVNILSATVTTTRDRVAVSRFSFEMADPKHLGHLLAAVRKVDGVFDAYRVTSGA
- a CDS encoding peptidylprolyl isomerase, whose amino-acid sequence is MTSTRERQRAAAKARLEKEMRERAEQARRRRRTRNLVAGGAALVLVVAGGVWALVAMNDSGKKKNVAADSGTAECTWTKLTADEKTPQVKDVGEPPVTVPKTGTDILTIDTGLGAIKAKVDRAATPCTAASFEYLASKDFWDNTKCHRLVTEGIQVLQCGDPSATGEGYRDTDGQGGPGYRYAEENLPTDKRPPYPAGVIAMAKTQAPSSTGSQFFIVYGDSQLDPSYTVLGTITEGMDIVNEVAEAGDDGAFAEQAGGGHPKKEVLIKDLTMAQA
- a CDS encoding MBL fold metallo-hydrolase: MFVAGFPADAFGTNCYVLAPAPGEQCVVVDPGIGVLDRLDDLLREHRLHPAAVLLTHGHLDHTFSVAPVCGARGITAYVHPADREMLADPGKGLSVDLNQMFGGRLPYTEPEDVAELTDGATLALAGLEFTVDHAPGHTGGSVLFRTPGAGTHWAAEQLCLAGDVLFAGSIGRTDLPGGSMPAMLSSLREKILPLADDTVVLPGHGPETTIGRERATNPYLRQVAGHDGPQPTALRGL